In Candidatus Aegiribacteria sp., a single window of DNA contains:
- a CDS encoding DUF4389 domain-containing protein, with translation MEQQAVARRNIKEDLLRGAFMLLFFVAARCVAVLVSVIALFQFLSVLIASKPNDNVKHFAGNLSLYAAEIIQFLSYNTDRKPWPYSKWPEERPSAPEPTVESGE, from the coding sequence ATGGAACAGCAAGCTGTAGCCAGGAGAAATATTAAAGAGGATCTCCTTCGCGGTGCCTTTATGCTTTTGTTCTTTGTGGCAGCGCGATGTGTAGCCGTTCTTGTATCTGTAATAGCCCTGTTCCAGTTCCTATCCGTTCTGATTGCGAGTAAGCCAAACGATAACGTCAAGCATTTTGCCGGGAATCTGAGCCTATATGCTGCTGAAATCATTCAGTTCTTATCCTACAACACGGACAGGAAACCCTGGCCATATTCGAAATGGCCAGAGGAAAGACCGTCAGCTCCGGAACCCACAGTGGAATCGGGTGAATAA